From a region of the Labrus mixtus chromosome 5, fLabMix1.1, whole genome shotgun sequence genome:
- the osbp2b gene encoding oxysterol-binding protein 2 isoform X4, which translates to MKGRSCWESGTVRSLCNSSCLSKLNKDDSGDEEPTSQSDRSELQGTLKILVSKLDDLSTCNDLIAKHGAALQRSLSELEGLKVPVEGGEKIKAVNERATLFRITSNAMINACRDFLDLAETHSRRWQRALQYEREQRTHLEETIEQLAKQHNSLERAWREAPTLASTTPKAPTTNKEGSERLPKEEASDDEDTEFFDAMEDSPAFITVTATESTQHRRSQSNLSGASGGQPSDWNQDNHMSPSYNDVSGKELQPRRQRRTHVPDKPNYSLNLWSIMKNCIGKELSKIPMPVNFNEPLSMLQRLTEDLEYHELLDKAARCDSSLEQMCLVAAFSVSSYSTTVHRTAKPFNPLLGETYELDRLEEYGYRSLCEQVSHHPPAAAHHVISQRGWTLWQEITIASKFRGKYLSIMPLGAIHLQFHSSGNHYVWRKVTSTVHNIIVGKLWIDQSGDIEIVNHRTKETCQLKFSPYSYFSRDVPRKVTGVVADSGGHAHFILSGTWDDKIESAKIVQSSRGGSGSEGKQKTVYQTLSPKLLWKKYPLPENAENMYYFSALALTLNEQEDGVGRTDSRLRPDQKLMEEGRWDEANSEKQRLEEKQRAVRRRREAEATDALDEECDYDSGKEYEGYQPLWFHQRRDSVTGETNFVYKGGYWEAKEKKDWSMCPDIF; encoded by the exons acGACTCCGGGGACGAGGAGCCTACGTCCCAGTCGGACCGCAGCGAGCTTCAAGGCACCTTGAAGATACTCGTCAGCAAGCTCGACGACCTCAGCACATGCAATGATCTGATCGCCAAGCACGGGGCGGCCCTGCAGCGCTCCCTCAGCGAGCTCGAGGGTCTGAAGGTCCCCgtggagggaggggagaagatCAAGGCGGTCAACGAGCGAGCCACCCTCTTCCGCATCACTTCCAATGCTATGATCAAT gccTGTCGAGACTTCTTGGACCTAGCAGAGACTCACAGTAGGAGATGGCAGCGGGCGCTGCAGTATGAGCGAGAGCAGCGCACCCATCTAGAGGAGACCATTGAACAGCTAGCCAAGCAGCATAACAGCCTGGAGCGAGCGTGGAGAGAAGCGCCGACGCTCGCTTCCACCACACCCAAAGCCCCTACCACCAACAAGG AAGGGAGTGAGAGGCTGCCCAAGGAAGAAGCGAGTGACGATGAGGATACTGAGTTCTTTGATGCCATGGAGGACTCCCCTGCATTCATCACAGTGACGGCCACTGAGAGCACACAGCACAG GAGATCTCAGAGTAATTTGAGCGGAGCGAGTGGAGGTCAGCCCAGTGACTGGAACCAGGACAACCAT ATGTCTCCGAGCTATAACGACGTGTCCGGGAAGGAGCTGCAGCCTCGCAGACAGAGGCGGACTCATGTCCCGGACAAACCCAACTACTCCCTCAACTTGTGGAGCATCATGAAGAACTGCATCGGCAAGGAACTCTCCAAAATCCCCATGCCA GTAAACTTCAACGAGCCTCTGTCGATGCTGCAGCGTCTCACCGAGGATCTTGAGTATCACGAGCTTCTAGACAAAGCGGCGCGCTGCGACTCCTCCCTGGAGCAGATGTGCCTGGTCGCCGCCTTCTCCGTCTCTTCCTACTCCACCACGGTCCACCGGACAGCCAAGCCGTTCAACCCCCTCCTGGGCGAGACCTACGAGCTCGATCGCCTGGAGGAGTACGGCTACCGCTCGCTGTGTGAGCAG GTGAGCCATCACCCCCCTGCAGCTGCACATCATGTGATTTCCCAACGAGGCTGGACCCTGTGGCAGGAAATCACCATCGCCAGCAAGTTCCGTGGCAAATACCTCTCCATAATGCCTCTGG GTGCCATTCACCTGCAGTTCCACTCCAGCGGGAACCACTACGTGTGGAGAAAGGTCACCTCCACAGTGCACAATATCATCGTGGGCAAGCTGTGGATTGAccag tcgGGGGACATTGAGATTGTGAATCACAGGACCAAGGAGACCTGCCAGCTCAAGTTCTCTCCCTACAGTTATTTCTCCAGGGACGTTCCCCGCAAG GTGACGGGTGTGGTGGCGGACAGCGGCGGCCATGCTCACTTCATCCTCTCTGGTACGTGGGATGATAAAATAGAGAGTGCCAAgatcgttcagagcagcagaggcGGCAGCGGATCAGAGGGCAAGCAGAAGACCGTCTATCAGACACTGTCCCCCAAACTGCTGTGGAAGAAATACCCTCTACC GGAGAACGCTGAGAACATGTACTACTTCTCGGCGCTGGCCCTGACCCTGAACGAGCAGGAGGACGGAGTGGGACGGACCGACAGCCGGCTGAGACCGGACCAGAAGCTGATGGAGGAAGGCCGATGGGACGAAGCAAACTCAGAGAAacagaggctggaggagaaacaaagagctgtgaggaggaggagggaagcaGAGGCTACAGACGCTCTGGATGAAG AGTGTGATTATGACTCTG GTAAAGAATACGAAGGCTACCAGCCGCTGTGGTTTCACCAGAGGAGAGACTCGGTCACTGGAGAGACAAACTTTGTGTACAAAGGAGGTTACTGGGAGGCGAAGGAGAAAAAGGACTGGAGCATGTGTCCTGACATCTTCTAA